GGAATTGTACCCAAACACAGAGCCTAGCGAATGTGCGGAATGGTGCTGATGCAGAACAGAATGCATGTTGGTCGGAACGACTGAACCCTTCCCATTATGCCCGTGATTCCCATTGTGATGCTCTTGGATCCCATGGTTGCCATGAAGTCCGCCGAGTTTTGTGAGTTGACCCAACCCGGAAGGCTGCGAACCCGACTTGTGATGTTGCAGAAAACTATCCGTCTTGTGCAGGTCGATCGGTTTGTTGTGACCGAACGGACCAACACCGCTTGAGCTTGGCTTGTGAGTGTTCGCGGGATGATGATTGTGGACCGGTTGTCCGTTCGTCACGACCTTCGTGCCGTTTTGTTGCGGAACGGATTTATTCGTGCCGCTCTGGTGCGATCCAGTCTGTTGCATTCCCCCCTGATGCGTTCCGAGCGGAAGCTTATTCTGCGGCATGGAAACGACCGGGGGACGGTGTCCATTCGTCTGGCCCCCGTTTGTCGCCTGGCCTTTCTGGCCCTGATGATTCTGGATCGGGTTGTTCTGAGGGCGGTTTTGCTGAGGAACATTCGTTACGGGCCGATTCATCTGCCCCTGCGTCTGGCCAGAGTTGCCCTGACCCGAGTTGCCGCGGTGCGAATTTCCACCACCACCGCCACCGTGATGTCCCCCCGCCAGGACGAAATCTTGTCCGGCCACTGAACACAGCACGAACAGCGAGACCTGCAATAGGTTGCGTCGGATCAGCATGATTATTCTCCTTGGCGAGACCAGCCAATTAATTGTGTGGTGTGGTTGTCTGAAGATCGAAGCGAAGGATTTCAGACCGCGTTACACAATTTTCAGAGGATTGCGCAGAAAGTTTCTTAAAATCTCAAAAGTCGACGAGAATCTGTCAGAACCTCGACCGAACGCTGTGGTTCGCGAGCCGCAATCATCTCGCAGCCTGTCGGGGAGTCGATCTGATCACCGCCGAATCAAAAAATGGGGCTCAGAACGTTTCGCGGCGATGCCTATCAGTTCGCCGAACCTGATCTTAGAATCGAGTGTCTGTTTCGGAATGGGTTCCATCGCCGGTTTAGGGCCAGAATCGTTTTCCGCGTCAGGATTTACAACGACGGTTCTGGTCGCCGCAATGCGGTGATTGGAAACGAGTTTCCGATTTCACCGCCACAATTCCTTCCTCGTTTGGACAGGGCATGACCGCACGACGCATTCTAGTGACCTCGGCGTTGCCATACGCCAATGGCCACATTCACCTCGGCCATCTGGTTGAGTACATCCAGACGGATATCTGGGTTCGTTTTCAGAAGGCGCGTGGCAATCGGTGCATCTATCTCTGCGCCGACGATACTCACGGCACCGCGATCATGATTCGGGCTCGTCAGGAAGGGCGATCCGAAGAGGCCTTGATTTCGGCGATGAGGGAATCGCATCTGCAGGACTTCGGCGGATTTGACATCGGATTTGACAACTACGGTAGTACGCATAGTTCGCAGACGCGCCAGTTCTGCCACGAAATCTGGAAATCGCTACGCGCCGCAGGACTGATCGTCGAACACGACGTGACGCAGCTGTTTGATCCAGTCCAAAATACGTTTCTGGCGGATCGATTCGTTAAGGGCACCTGTCCCAAATGCGGTTCGGCCGACCAATACGGCGACAACTGCGAGAAATGCGGATCAACGTATACCCCCGCCGACCTGATCAATCCGGTCAGCACACTGTCGGGGGCGACGCCAGAGCTTCGAACGGCCAAGCACCTGTTCGTCGAGATCGAACGTCTGCACGACTGGCTGACGGAATGGACTCAGTCGGGTGGTCACCTGCAAGAGGAAGTGGCGAACTACTTGAAGGGCCACTTCCTGGTTGAACCACTGCGTAACTGGGACGTTTCCCGGCCGGCACCTTACTTTGGTTTCGAAATTCCGGACAGCCCTGGAAACTACTGGTATGTCTGGTTCGATGCCCCGATCGGCTACATCGGATCGACGGCCGAGTGGTGCGAGCGACATGGGGAATCAATCGACGACTGGTGGAAAAGTTCGTCGACCGAAATTCATCATTTCATCGGCAAAGACATTACCTATTTCCACACGCTGTTCTGGCCCGCAATGCTCAAGACGGCAGGGCTGACTCTGCCCGAGAAGGTTCACATCCATGGCTTTTTGACCGTCGACGGCGAAAAAATGTCCAAGTCGCGCGGGACGTTCGTTCAAGCCGCGACGTACCTGAAACATCTCGATCCATCGTACTTACGCTATTACTATGCTTCGAAACTGGGATCGCGACTGGACGACCTCGATTTGAACGTCGAAGAGTTCGTCAACAAGGTGAATTCGGACCTTGTCGGCAAAGTTGTGAACCTGGCCAGTCGGACGGCGCGGTTCATCGAATCCGTCGGATTGTCAGCGGAATATCCCCAAGACGGCGGGCTGTTTGCCGCCGCGGCGGGTCAGTCCGAGGCGATTGCCGCAGCGTACGAAGCCTGCGATTACAACGGCGCTATGCGGATTGTGATGAGTCTTGCCGACCGGGCGAATCAATACGTCGAGCAGACGGCACCCTGGACCCTGAAGAAGGACCCTGCCAAGGCCGCCGAATTGCAGGCGGCATGCAGCGTCACCTTGAATCTGTTCCGCCAGATTGTCATTTATCTGTCTCCCGTACTTCCCCGCCTGGCGAAACAGGTGGGTGAATTGCTTCAGAAACCGATCACGCATTGGGATGAAGCTCAAACGCCGCTCGTGGGAACGCGCGTTTCCAAGTTCGAACATCTTATGAAGCGAGTGGAACTCGCACAGGTTCAAGCCATGATTGAAGAAGGTAAGCAACCCTCTCCCGAAGCCACTCCAGCGACCGAGCCTGCCGCGGCGGCTCCCGCTTCGCCATGGAATGACGGTCCAGAGGCGTTAGCCCACGAACCGTTGGTGGCAGAATACTGCACGATCGACGATTTTACGAAAGTCGATCTGCGGGTCGCGCGCGTACTCGCGGCCAACGCAGTGGTCGGGGCCGACAAGCTGCTACAACTGACGCTCAGCATGGGTGGCGAGGGAACTCGGAATGTGTTCGCCGGTATCAAGAGCGCGTACAACCCGGAAGATCTGGTCGGTCGGCTGGTCATCTTCTGTGCCAACCTGGCACCGCGCAAGATGAAGTTTGGTGTGAGTGAAGGCATGGTGATGGCAGCCGGTGTGGGTGGACAAGAAGTGTATCTCTTGAGTCCCGATAGCGGAGCCAAGCCCGGCCAACGCGTGCACTGAGAACGGCCAACGGGCGCACGGAAATGTCTTTGCGTCGACGATGATACCAGCAAGGGGACGCTTTCAAGCTCCCTTGCTGGCTCTTCGGAACCATGCCAGTCGCGCAGGACTGGCCCTCATTTCGTTGAATACAGCAGCCATTGGATCGATATGTCGAACTCGGAACGATTCTCTACAGGAATACCCAAACTTGATGAAATGCTGGGTGGCGGGCTGATTCCCGGAACATTGACGGTGGTGATGGGGGCCACCGGGATTGGGAAGACGCAACTGGGTTTGCAATTCGCCAATGCGGGGCAGCAACAAGAGGGCGAACGCGGCATTCTGTTTGACATGACATCCCGCGGTGACGCACAGAATCACGCCGACTACGCGAAGCGGATGTTCGACTGGACGATCAAGCAACGGGTCCTCGATCTCGCGTTTGCAGCCGACGACGTCTGGAATCGAGACGCTATCCGTACGGACTACTTTCACATCTTTGATCGAACTGGTCGCCGCGTGACCATGAAAGATCTGGATCACGATCAGTGGCAGGAATGGCGTGCCGAGCTGAACCGAAAGCTCGATCAAGCCATCGCCTATTTTTACGGGAACTTCGTCCATGGCGCGCGTCGCGTCGTGATCGATGGGGTGGAGCCGGTGGATCGCGCGAGTGATTCGTTCCAGTTCCATCTGTTTGATTACATCTATCACCAGATTCTGCACAAGGATCACGACTGGGTGGCGCGTGACTTATTCCGTGTCCACTTTCGGGCACATGAAGCGACCGTCGCCCAGCACTCGTATGATCACAAGAAACTCGCGACTGTGTTGCTGTATACTTCGCACGAAGTTCGTCTCGACGATCTGATCGATCGTCCGATTGAGAGCGGCGACGAGCTGAGCAATGCCAATACGATCATTCTGATGGGCAAGGTTCGTGAAGGAAATCGGATGCTTCGCGCGCTACACATCCCAAAGCACCGGGGAAGCGCCGTCGATGACAGAATCGTCCCGTTCGAGATCACAGAGACGGGACTGGTGTTCGAGTGAATTGCATTTGATACCCTGATTTGATGCAAAGTATGGCAGCGCGGCGAGAAAGCAGCATGTGTGTCTGAGACCAGCTCAATACACCAGTTGGCAATTCTGAGATCGTGAGTTCAAGTGAGCCACATTGGGGGCTGGAATGGCGTCGGATACTGCGAGAATGGATCAGTACATTGATCCAGCCACATTGATGCAGCTTCGGTCGCTGGAACTGCGTGCACGGCACGTGGTGCAGGGATTTATGACGGGGCTGAACCGCAGCCCTTACCATGGCTTCTCGGTCGAGTTCACAGAGTACCGACAGTATTCGCAAGGCGACGACCCTCGGCATCTTGACTGGCGACTCTTCGCACGCACTGACCGCTACTACATCAAGCGATTCGAAGACGAGACCAATCTGCGCTGCCTGTTGCTGCTCGATGCCAGCCGATCAATGAACTTTGGTTCAATGGGATACACCAAATCGGAATACGCTCGCACACTGGCGGCCACACTCGCCTATTTTTTGTCGACTCAACGCGATGCGGTGGGGCTCGCCACATTCTCTGAGAATATCGACGACTTTATCCCCCCGCGGTATCGCAGCGGACACCTGCGACGGTTGATGGTTTCGCTCGAAAAGGTGGCGGATGGAACGTCGACGCATCTGGCGGGTCCGCTCATTCAGATTGCCGAACGACTGAACAAACGCGGGATGCTCGTGTTGATCTCGGACCTGCTGGCCCCGATTGAAACGCTGGAGCAAAGTCTGGGAAGTCTCACGGTGCGTGGTCAGGACGTGATCGTGTTCCATGTGCTTGACCCGGCCGAATTGCAGTTTCAATTCGATACGCCAGAAATGTTTGTCGACCTGGAAACGAATCGTCGATTGTACGTCGATCCCGCAGCCGTTCGCCGCGAATATCTGGAGCGGTTTAGTGAGCATCTTGCGGCGATTGAAAGCATCTGTGCGCGGTTGGGTCTGGTCTATCACCGACTCGCCACCGATACGCCATTAGAAACCTCCTTGCCCGAGGTGATTCGGCTGCGCATGCAGACTCGCGGCAACAGCCGAACACGAATCTCTCGCCGCTAAGGTGGTCATGCGGGCGACGCTCATGATGCAGTCCTCCTGAAGGATGCGTCAAAGTGGTACTCGACCCTTCTGGTATCGTCGTCCTTTGCGTCTCCGCGCCGTGGCGCCTTGGCGTTCATTTCTTATGGCATGGAGTGATTTCAAGAAGAAAAGGAACGCAAAGGCGCCACGGCTCAAAGGCGCAAGGAAAAGAAGAAACAGAGTGGCAGTGTCACTCGCCGGGTTTGCGAGCGATAAGCGTCCAATGCCGATCACTGGTGGCCCGGACCGCTTCCAATGGAATGGCGAGTGGAACGATGAATTGGCGGACATCTTCGATCGTCAGCGCGGCATGCAGCGATTCGCGAAACATCTGCTGCTGATGCGCGTTCGAGTCACCGGCATAGGTCTGCACGAGACGTCCAAGAGTTTGCAGGTCCTGAGGACGCAGCAGATCCCGTACGAACAGAACCCCGCCCGGTTTGATAATTCGCCAAAGTTCGGCCAGTACGTGCCTTGGCTCTGGAATGTGGTGAATGATGCTATTGGACATTGCGGCATCGTAGGCATCATCCGCGTCCGGCAACTTTTTACAGTCGCGCAGCACAAGTTCGATGGAGGATTCCAACTGTTTCGCGGCGACGTTCTTCTTTGCCACGACAAGCATCTGCTCAGCCAGATCGCTGGCGGTAATGGTGCCGGGGAAACCGCGCTGCAACAGTTCGATCGGAATCAAGGCGGTGCCGGTGCCGGCATCAAACACGCGCAAGGGACCGTTCGCATTTCTCACCAAGTCTTGGATTGCCGACAAGAAGTCGTCAGCGAACTGGCGGTTCACCTGACTGTGATCCATCTGGTTGTAGTCGTTCGCCTCGTCCACGGTGTCCATGACTTCAGGTTCCAAGACGCGCTTCAACATCGTGCTTGCTCCATGTTCGATCGGTGTCGGATGCCCACCTTCTGAATTCAGACGTTCGTTGATGACTGAGCTGCAAGTTCGGCATGAATCGCCCGAAGAGTTTCCCCATCGCTTGGGTAATGGGAACTCAACAAGGGACGCAGGGGAATGGGAACTTCATCCATGCGATACGCAGTGCCGGGGCGGTGAATTCCGTAAATCGCCGTCGTGATGCGGACCGTCGGTTCAAATGACGTTTCCCCGAACGGATGCTCCAGCAGAATTGTGGGAACTCGTTCAAGGTGACGACGTGCGGCGTCTGGCATCACATCCAACCGAGACGAGCCGACTAACACGACGGCATCTGTTTCGTGACGCTCCAAGACGTCTGCCGCCGAGAATTCATCGGGACTATAGCGTGGGTATCCCCGTGCCAGATTGACGCTGAAGGGGTATCCGGTTTGCCAGCAGAGGACGCTGTCCGCGCCCGAAACATCGCCGGCCATTCGCATGCGGCGTGCGTAGAAGCGCGTGAATTCATTGAGATCAGTGACCAGTTGCAGCAGCGCTTCAACCTGGACATTTCCCATCGGGGGCAGGACCAGCCCATAGCCAAAAAACACGATCCCGCAGCGGCAGTTTCGCATCTGCTCGGCGAGCGCTCGCAACTGTTCCAGCGGCAGGCCCGTGCAAGCGCCGGGATTGGGTTCGAGGCCTTTCAGCAGCCCGCGGAGCGTCCACAGAGCCTCGAAGTCACGATTTGGCTCGATCTGCAGGAACTGATCCGCCAACTCGGCCGTTTGCGTTCGCTCGGAATCGATGACGATCACAGTTCGATCGGCACGTCCGTTCGGCGTGAGCATCCCTGGCTTGAACGAGTACCGTTCCATGTGTCGCGGTTGCCATTGGACTGGGTCAGACCCCCAATAGATGATCAGATCGGCCCGGTTGCGGATTTCGCCCAGTGAACAGGTTGATTCACCGATTTGCTGCAAGGCAAGGATTGACGGTGCGTGTCCTTCTGACGCCGTCGTATCAATGGTCGCTCCGAGTGCGTCCGCCAGCGCCACCGCGGCACGTTGACCGTCGGTGCTGCTGTGGGACAAGCCGTAAAAGAGCGGTGCCCGGGCGCGACGCAGGATCTCTGCCGCGCGAGTGATGGCCTGTTGATACGGTACTTCGACGCCTGATTCCGTCGCCAACGGAACGGAACGCGAATTCTGTTGGGCGAACCAGTCACCAATCCGCGAACAGAACGGCTGATAGTCGACAATCCGATTATCACGAACCGTGACACGCAAATCGTCGCACACACAGGCACAGACAGTGCAGGCCACGTCTTCAAAGATTTGTTCAGTCACTCGGTCGCACACCTTCTTCGGTGGGAAAAATCAAATCCTGGCGGCCTCTATTCTATCAGTCTCTCGAATGAACGGGGACTCGAGAGGACAAAGTTCAAAAGTCATAGCAAATTCGCCAGATCGCCGAGTCGGACCTGATTTCAACGAAAGGCTCGCGAAAAAACGGCTTGGACACGATCTTTCCCGCTCGGAACAGTTCGCCGATTGGACGGTTCGGCTAGAATCTCAAATCGCATCTCATGATTCATCCACCCAGCAATCAGTTGTTCGCCCAATGTCTCCATTGATGGGACAACAGACAGGAATACGGACTATGAAAATTCTGGTGACAGGAGCCACGGGTTTGGTCGGTTCGGAACTGGTTCCATTCCTGACCCGACAAGGCAACGACGTGTATCGGCTGACGCATTCCAAACCCAAAGAAGCGAATGACATTGTCTGGGACCCGGCACACAACCAATTGCCCAAGGCTCGGATCGAGGGAACCGAAGCCATCGTGCATCTGGCGGGTGAAAATATCGCCGGCAAACGCTGGAACCCGAAGGTGAAAGAGGAGCTTCGACGCAGCCGCCTGGACGGAACGAAGCTGCTTTGTGAAACGATCGCCTCGATGCAAGCACCGCCGAAAACGCTGATCTGCGCGTCGGCGATCGGCTATTACGGAAATCGGGGCAGCGAACTACTCAACGAAACCTCCGCGCCAGGAACAGGATTTCTGGCCGACCTGTGCAAAGATTGGGAAGCAGCCTGCGAGCCTGCCCGCGTCAAGGGGATTCGCGTCGTCAACATTCGAATTGGCGTAATTCTGACCCCCAAAGGCGGGGCGTTGGCCAAAATGCTTCCACCATTCAAAATGGGTGTCGGGGGCATCATGGGCAGCGGAAATCAATATTGGAGCTGGATTAGCATTGATGATGTGGTGGGGGTGATTCAGCATTGCCTCGCCAACGAAAAGATTTCTGGCCCGGTCAACACGACGGCCCCGTGTCCCGTCACGAACTACGAATTCACGAAAGCGCTGGGCGCGGTGGTCGGTCGGCCGACGTTTATCCCGATGCCCGCCTTTGCGGCCCGTCTGGCCCTGGGTGAAATGGCGGATAATTTGCTTCTCGCAAGTGCCCGCGTCATGCCGAATCGCCTCAGCGAAACGGGCTATCCATTCCGTCATCCCGCCCTTGAGCCAGCTTTGCAATATTTGCTTCACACGAATACGGGGCACTAACGCCCATTTTACGCCGCATTTCGTCAGAGCCTCGACGACAATCGTATGCCGCGGCGCCGCTGAATTTCTTGCAACCGATGGCCCGTAAGCTCGGTTATGCTTGACGGATCGTGACCTCAGATCAACGATTGAGGTGGACGGTGGCGTTTCATCGATCGTCGGTTCATGGCATTCAGCGCCATGACTTGGTGATCGCAAAACGGCATCGCACGGACGATATCATGCGAATTGGGTTCAGGCCCGTGAATCAGGAAAGCAGACACGATGCAATCGGGTGCAAGCCAACCTCTTCAAACACTGCTGGGACGCCGGGAATTCTTGTTGGATGCGGCCACGGGACTGGGTGGTGTCGCGCTCGCTTCGATGCTCGCGAGCGAGCGTCGATTGCATGCCACAGAGGATCACGGTCCCCCCATTCGCCCCCTGATTCAACCTGAAGCACCGCTGGCACCCCGTGCGGCCCATTTCACGCCCCGCGCCTCACGGGTGGTGATGATTTTCTGCTCGGGAGCGGTCAGTCATGTCGACACGTTTGATTACAAGCCTGAACTGATCAAGCGAAATGGCCAACCAATGCCAGGGGCCGACAAACTTGTCACCTTTCAAGGTGAGCAGGGGAACCTCGTTGCACCGCAATGGCAATTCAGACCGCGGGGCGAATCGGGCAAGATGGTTTCAGACCTATTGCCGAATCTGGCGGAATTGGCCGATGAACTTTGCTTCATTCATTCGATGACCGCGAAAAGCAATACGCATGGTCCAGCTGAAAACCAGATGAGTACCGGATTCACTTTGGACGGCTTCCCCAGCATCGGAAGTTGGGTCAGTTACGCGCTGGGGAGTGAATCGGCAGATCTACCAAGCTTTGTGGCGATTCCCGATCCGCGCGGGGTTCCACAAGCGGCATCCAATAACTGGAACAGCGCGTTCCTGCCGGCGGTGTTTCAAGGAACCTCGTTCAATTCGGACAAGCCGATCGCAAATCTGACGCGTCCGGCGGAAATCTCGGCGGGAACCGAAGCCGCGACGCTGAAATTTCTTCGCAGCTTGAACGAACAACATCGGCGTCAGCACCCCGCAGAATCGGATCTCGCCGCGCGCATTGCCAGCTACGAACTGGCTGCTCGATTGCAGTTACGCGCCGCAGAAGTCGCCGATTTCTCGGACGAAAGTGCCGAGACGCAGTCGCTGTATGGGATCACTGACGCCAATTCGAATAAGGCGGGCTTCGCTCGAAACTGTTTGTTGGCACGGCGTCTGCTTGAACGTGGAGTTCGGTTCGTTCAACTCTTCAATGGCTCGTACGCGATGGGGGAAGGCGTTGGAAACTGGGATGGCCACCGCGCGCTGAAATCACAGTACGAAGTCCATGCCCCAATCCTCGATCAACCGGCGGCAGCCCTCTTCAAGGATTTGAAGCGAACAGGGTTGCTGGAAGACACACTGGTCGTTTGGGTGACGGAATTTGGTCGAATGCCCACCTTTCAGAAAGGCGCGAGTGGTCGCGACCACAACCCCAAAGGGTTCACCACCTGGATGGCGGGGGCAGGTGTCAAGCGTGGTTTCAGCTATGGTGGAACCGATGATTTCGGTCACACCGCAGTGGATCGTCCTACTTCGATCTACGACTTGCACGCAACGATCCTGCATCTGTTAGGCTTGGATCATGAACGGTTGTCTGTTTACCACAATGGAATTGAACGTCGTCTGACGGACGTTCACGGGCATGTCCTGCACGACCTGTTGGCGTGACCCGTGATCTTCGGCAGATTTCACGATTGAAAGGGAGTAACACCCATGCAGGCTCAATCTGGCTTTGCGATATGGGAATTCGTCTTATTCTGGATCTTCACGGGCAGCGGGTTGGTTGGGCTCCCCCCGGGCGACCGTGATC
This genomic interval from Schlesneria paludicola DSM 18645 contains the following:
- the metG gene encoding methionine--tRNA ligase, which codes for MTARRILVTSALPYANGHIHLGHLVEYIQTDIWVRFQKARGNRCIYLCADDTHGTAIMIRARQEGRSEEALISAMRESHLQDFGGFDIGFDNYGSTHSSQTRQFCHEIWKSLRAAGLIVEHDVTQLFDPVQNTFLADRFVKGTCPKCGSADQYGDNCEKCGSTYTPADLINPVSTLSGATPELRTAKHLFVEIERLHDWLTEWTQSGGHLQEEVANYLKGHFLVEPLRNWDVSRPAPYFGFEIPDSPGNYWYVWFDAPIGYIGSTAEWCERHGESIDDWWKSSSTEIHHFIGKDITYFHTLFWPAMLKTAGLTLPEKVHIHGFLTVDGEKMSKSRGTFVQAATYLKHLDPSYLRYYYASKLGSRLDDLDLNVEEFVNKVNSDLVGKVVNLASRTARFIESVGLSAEYPQDGGLFAAAAGQSEAIAAAYEACDYNGAMRIVMSLADRANQYVEQTAPWTLKKDPAKAAELQAACSVTLNLFRQIVIYLSPVLPRLAKQVGELLQKPITHWDEAQTPLVGTRVSKFEHLMKRVELAQVQAMIEEGKQPSPEATPATEPAAAAPASPWNDGPEALAHEPLVAEYCTIDDFTKVDLRVARVLAANAVVGADKLLQLTLSMGGEGTRNVFAGIKSAYNPEDLVGRLVIFCANLAPRKMKFGVSEGMVMAAGVGGQEVYLLSPDSGAKPGQRVH
- a CDS encoding RAD55 family ATPase; its protein translation is MSNSERFSTGIPKLDEMLGGGLIPGTLTVVMGATGIGKTQLGLQFANAGQQQEGERGILFDMTSRGDAQNHADYAKRMFDWTIKQRVLDLAFAADDVWNRDAIRTDYFHIFDRTGRRVTMKDLDHDQWQEWRAELNRKLDQAIAYFYGNFVHGARRVVIDGVEPVDRASDSFQFHLFDYIYHQILHKDHDWVARDLFRVHFRAHEATVAQHSYDHKKLATVLLYTSHEVRLDDLIDRPIESGDELSNANTIILMGKVREGNRMLRALHIPKHRGSAVDDRIVPFEITETGLVFE
- a CDS encoding DUF58 domain-containing protein, producing the protein MDQYIDPATLMQLRSLELRARHVVQGFMTGLNRSPYHGFSVEFTEYRQYSQGDDPRHLDWRLFARTDRYYIKRFEDETNLRCLLLLDASRSMNFGSMGYTKSEYARTLAATLAYFLSTQRDAVGLATFSENIDDFIPPRYRSGHLRRLMVSLEKVADGTSTHLAGPLIQIAERLNKRGMLVLISDLLAPIETLEQSLGSLTVRGQDVIVFHVLDPAELQFQFDTPEMFVDLETNRRLYVDPAAVRREYLERFSEHLAAIESICARLGLVYHRLATDTPLETSLPEVIRLRMQTRGNSRTRISRR
- a CDS encoding class I SAM-dependent methyltransferase — translated: MLKRVLEPEVMDTVDEANDYNQMDHSQVNRQFADDFLSAIQDLVRNANGPLRVFDAGTGTALIPIELLQRGFPGTITASDLAEQMLVVAKKNVAAKQLESSIELVLRDCKKLPDADDAYDAAMSNSIIHHIPEPRHVLAELWRIIKPGGVLFVRDLLRPQDLQTLGRLVQTYAGDSNAHQQQMFRESLHAALTIEDVRQFIVPLAIPLEAVRATSDRHWTLIARKPGE
- a CDS encoding formylmethanofuran dehydrogenase subunit B; amino-acid sequence: MTEQIFEDVACTVCACVCDDLRVTVRDNRIVDYQPFCSRIGDWFAQQNSRSVPLATESGVEVPYQQAITRAAEILRRARAPLFYGLSHSSTDGQRAAVALADALGATIDTTASEGHAPSILALQQIGESTCSLGEIRNRADLIIYWGSDPVQWQPRHMERYSFKPGMLTPNGRADRTVIVIDSERTQTAELADQFLQIEPNRDFEALWTLRGLLKGLEPNPGACTGLPLEQLRALAEQMRNCRCGIVFFGYGLVLPPMGNVQVEALLQLVTDLNEFTRFYARRMRMAGDVSGADSVLCWQTGYPFSVNLARGYPRYSPDEFSAADVLERHETDAVVLVGSSRLDVMPDAARRHLERVPTILLEHPFGETSFEPTVRITTAIYGIHRPGTAYRMDEVPIPLRPLLSSHYPSDGETLRAIHAELAAQSSTNV
- a CDS encoding TIGR01777 family oxidoreductase, with protein sequence MKILVTGATGLVGSELVPFLTRQGNDVYRLTHSKPKEANDIVWDPAHNQLPKARIEGTEAIVHLAGENIAGKRWNPKVKEELRRSRLDGTKLLCETIASMQAPPKTLICASAIGYYGNRGSELLNETSAPGTGFLADLCKDWEAACEPARVKGIRVVNIRIGVILTPKGGALAKMLPPFKMGVGGIMGSGNQYWSWISIDDVVGVIQHCLANEKISGPVNTTAPCPVTNYEFTKALGAVVGRPTFIPMPAFAARLALGEMADNLLLASARVMPNRLSETGYPFRHPALEPALQYLLHTNTGH
- a CDS encoding DUF1501 domain-containing protein, with the protein product MQSGASQPLQTLLGRREFLLDAATGLGGVALASMLASERRLHATEDHGPPIRPLIQPEAPLAPRAAHFTPRASRVVMIFCSGAVSHVDTFDYKPELIKRNGQPMPGADKLVTFQGEQGNLVAPQWQFRPRGESGKMVSDLLPNLAELADELCFIHSMTAKSNTHGPAENQMSTGFTLDGFPSIGSWVSYALGSESADLPSFVAIPDPRGVPQAASNNWNSAFLPAVFQGTSFNSDKPIANLTRPAEISAGTEAATLKFLRSLNEQHRRQHPAESDLAARIASYELAARLQLRAAEVADFSDESAETQSLYGITDANSNKAGFARNCLLARRLLERGVRFVQLFNGSYAMGEGVGNWDGHRALKSQYEVHAPILDQPAAALFKDLKRTGLLEDTLVVWVTEFGRMPTFQKGASGRDHNPKGFTTWMAGAGVKRGFSYGGTDDFGHTAVDRPTSIYDLHATILHLLGLDHERLSVYHNGIERRLTDVHGHVLHDLLA